A single Salmo trutta chromosome 14, fSalTru1.1, whole genome shotgun sequence DNA region contains:
- the LOC115208380 gene encoding nuclear factor of activated T-cells, cytoplasmic 2-like, giving the protein MVNGTKVLEIPMEPKNNMRAVIDCAGILKLRNADIELRTGETDIGRKNTCVRLVFRVHIPHPGGQYVSLQVASLPIECSQRSAHQLPTVESQDVDRCSVLGGQQMILTGQNFTSYSKVVFVRNLHSIKCIKPFLHQQLGFTLTWPRLQRASKSKSLYLVLASLVLLCQGSNPNLLTQTTGPLTLYSSS; this is encoded by the exons ATGGTCAATGGCACCAAGGTCCTGGAGATCCCTATGGAGCCCAAGAACAACATGAGAGCAGT GATTGACTGTGCTGGAATCCTAAAGCTGAGGAACGCTGACATTGAGCtgaggacaggagagacagacatcGGACGGAAGAATACCTGTGTCCGTCTGGTCTTCCGGGTCCATATTCCCCATCCAGGAGGACAGTATGTCTCTCTTCAAGTGGCCTCCCTTCCCATCGAGTGTT CCCAGAGGTCGGCCCACCAGCTTCCCACTGTAGAGAGTCAGGACGTAGACCGCTGCTCGGTTCTAGGGGGACAGCAGATGATACTGACCGGACAGAACTTCACCTCTTATTCCAAGGTGGTGTTCGTGAGGAATTTACACTCAATCAAatgtataaagccctttttacatcagcagttgggCTTTACATTAACCTGGCCTAGACTCCAAAGAGCAAGCAAAAGCAAGTCATTGTATCTAGTTTTGGCATCTTTAGTATTACTCTGCCAGGGATCAAATCCCAACCTTCTGACACAAACCACAGGGCCACTGACATTGTACAGCAGTAGCTGA
- the LOC115208379 gene encoding nuclear factor of activated T-cells, cytoplasmic 2-like, which produces MEAYVYMWTEVCSIYVRGMTSIYEENDPNSLELVEGLGQDNSEEELDFSYLFLYNPSEDDFRGNEDNSGVPPHDGHNPPSMVPYPCEDSSSCVHTTSCQFSYYHGLVTDCLSGPGFNSLDLPSRPGGAPSPRIEITPSGDPHRTQPLDASPRSTALTVSGYENTAYREPQCLSPASSNSSTGWLSESCSPWVSPCVSPSGDGGVVGLTTLDHLQGIHMSMAHSSPGSSPCTSITEETFLVLQSQRSSSHHSHTHPRSRSASPQGKRTYDQYSSPSLGTTSQQQRSRSLSPSPHHPQGPQAQADPQANAPEQAPSLEEVLSSLSSSLPRAVPSKIVQPNVECYTYRESQRGGCVHPMKQGRRGEAGAETYILPTSVWPVPLAHGAISSIPVPSLPPSRFAIAHSLRPI; this is translated from the exons ATGGAAGCATATGTTTACATGTGGACTGAAGTGTGTTCCAT TTACGTGCGTGGGATGACTTCCATCTACGAAGAGAATGATCCAAATTCTTTGGAACTTGTGGAAGGTCTTGGTCAAGATAACAGTGAAGAGGAGTTGGACTTTTCCTACCTGTTTTTGTACAACCCATCTGAGGATGACTTTCGTGGGAATGAAG ACAACTCAGGGGTTCCCCCTCACGATGGTCACAACCCTCCATCTATGGTGCCCTACCCTTGTGAGGACAGTTCCAGTTGTGTCCATACAACCTCCTGTCAGTTCTCTTACTACCATGGGCTTGTCACTGACTGCCTCTCTGGGCCTGGGTTTAACTCGCTGGATCTTCCCTCCAGGCCAGGGGGTGCTCCCAGCCCCAGGATTGAGATCACCCCATCTGGGGACCCTCACCGGACTCAGCCCCTGGATGCCAGCCCCAGATCGACGGCCCTGACTGTGTCTGGCTATGAGAATACAGCCTATCGAGAGCCTCAGTGCCTAAGCCCTGCCAGCAGCAACTCCTCCACGGGCTGGCTGTCTGAGTCTTGCTCTccctgggtctcgccttgtgtatCTCCCAGTGGTGATGGGGGCGTGGTAGGCTTGACCACCTTGGACCACCTCCAAGGCATCCACATGTCCATGGCTCACTCCTCCCCAGGGTCCTCCCCGTGCACCAGCATCACAGAGGAAACATTCCTGGTACTGCAGAGTCAGCGGTCATCCTCCCACCACTCCCATACCCACCCGCGCTCTCGCTCCGCCTCTCCTCAGGGCAAACGCACCTACGACCAGTACAGCAGCCCCAGCCTGGGGACCACCAGCCAGCAGCAGCGCTCCCGGAGCCTCAGCCCCTCACCCCACCACCCCCAAGGACCCCAGGCCCAAGCTGACCCACAGGCCAATGCCCCTGAGCAGGCTCCCAGCCTTGAAGAGGTGTTGAGCAGCCTCAGCTCCAGCCTACCCAGGGCTGTGCCCTCCAAGATAGTGCAGCCCAATGTGGAATGCTACACGTACAGAGAGAGCCAAAGGGGTGGCTGTGTGCACCCCATGaagcaggggaggagaggtgaagcTGGGGCTGAGACCTACATCCTCCCTACGTCTGTTTGGCCAGTTCCACTAGCCCACGGAGCAATCAG tAGCATTCCTGTGCCATCTCTGCCCCCCTCTAGATTTGCAATTGCACATTCACTCAGACCAATATGA